The Pyrococcus kukulkanii genome contains a region encoding:
- the smsB gene encoding SUF-like minimal system protein SmsB — MSETLTLSDAKSIIENQIEELARRNREPEWMTRIRYKALEEFMHAPLNDPIIDEQTLLHFIAKPEIEGLPEKIESLDDLPPEMKALLDRLGINEVEQKYIAGLAVQTDTGVIYNQFLQEWAKRGLIVLPTEEAVRKYPDVVKEHFLKLFNAGESKLTAYHTAVWNGGIFLYLKENLKVPFPLHLFFLIQESSLAQAPHIIIIAEKNSEVHLIEGCTAPILVRHSLHLDMTEAYLHENAKVRLTVLQNWPEYVHTRPMTRARIGKNAQFLNTTVSLGAGKSNIANPKYWASENGYVELNGIILGQKDWYINLGGEMYLQGEGARGINASKAVIMDESTVITRGVIRAEAPRTKGHISCDALLMSDKARMETYPGLVSLVDDAELSHEAAIGKIREEELFYLMSRGLSEEKATQLIVKGFLEPMLKDIPIEFLVEIRKIIELAVSGGM, encoded by the coding sequence GTGAGTGAAACTCTAACGCTCTCTGACGCTAAATCGATAATCGAGAATCAGATCGAGGAACTCGCGAGGAGGAATAGGGAGCCGGAGTGGATGACGAGGATAAGGTACAAGGCCCTTGAGGAGTTCATGCACGCTCCCCTTAACGATCCAATTATCGATGAGCAGACCCTTCTCCACTTCATAGCGAAGCCAGAAATTGAGGGTTTACCCGAGAAGATTGAGAGCCTAGATGACCTGCCCCCTGAGATGAAGGCCCTGCTCGACAGGCTTGGCATTAATGAAGTGGAGCAGAAGTACATAGCTGGTTTGGCCGTCCAAACCGATACTGGAGTAATCTATAACCAGTTCCTTCAGGAATGGGCTAAGAGGGGATTAATTGTCCTGCCGACTGAAGAAGCAGTGAGAAAATATCCAGATGTCGTGAAGGAGCACTTCCTCAAGCTGTTTAATGCTGGAGAGAGCAAGCTCACAGCATATCACACCGCGGTCTGGAACGGTGGGATATTCCTGTACCTCAAGGAGAACCTCAAGGTTCCCTTCCCCTTGCACTTATTCTTCCTCATCCAAGAGAGCTCCCTAGCCCAGGCACCTCACATAATTATAATAGCGGAAAAGAACAGCGAGGTTCACCTAATAGAGGGATGTACCGCACCCATACTTGTCAGGCACTCCCTCCACTTGGACATGACCGAGGCTTACCTGCACGAGAACGCTAAGGTTAGGTTAACGGTTTTGCAGAACTGGCCCGAGTACGTCCACACGAGGCCGATGACTAGGGCTAGAATAGGCAAGAATGCCCAGTTCCTGAACACGACCGTTAGCCTTGGGGCCGGGAAGAGCAATATAGCGAATCCGAAGTACTGGGCTAGCGAAAACGGGTACGTAGAGCTCAACGGTATAATACTGGGACAAAAGGACTGGTACATTAACTTGGGAGGGGAGATGTACCTTCAGGGTGAGGGTGCAAGAGGAATAAACGCGAGCAAAGCGGTGATTATGGACGAATCTACCGTTATAACGAGGGGAGTAATACGGGCCGAGGCCCCAAGGACCAAGGGACACATAAGCTGTGATGCATTGCTTATGAGCGATAAAGCTAGAATGGAAACTTATCCGGGGCTGGTTAGTCTAGTAGATGATGCCGAGCTTAGCCACGAGGCCGCGATAGGGAAGATAAGGGAGGAGGAGCTCTTCTACCTAATGTCAAGGGGACTAAGCGAGGAAAAGGCAACTCAGCTCATCGTTAAGGGCTTCCTAGAGCCAATGCTCAAGGACATTCCAATAGAGTTCTTGGTGGAGATAAGGAAGATAATCGAGCTAGCAGTTAGTGGTGGCATGTGA
- the sufC gene encoding Fe-S cluster assembly ATPase SufC → MLKVDDLHVAVEGKEILKGVSLEVSRGEFHVIMGPNGSGKSTLALTIAGHPKYKVTQGKIIFEGEDITEYPPDERAKRGILLAFQVPPEVEGVRIIDFLTQVLGEVKGIDIGEAYELIKKKAEELWFKENDLRRFVNVGFSGGERKRLELLQALLLEPRLLLLDEPDSGVDVDSLSVISRKIEELHKKGVSIILITHYGRILKHIDREDLKVHVMRDGKIVKSGGAELVDLIEREGFKAVFGGENGE, encoded by the coding sequence ATGCTCAAAGTTGATGATCTTCATGTTGCCGTGGAGGGGAAGGAGATACTGAAGGGTGTGAGCCTTGAGGTTAGTAGGGGTGAGTTTCACGTTATAATGGGGCCAAATGGTTCTGGAAAATCAACACTCGCCCTTACAATTGCTGGCCATCCAAAGTACAAGGTTACCCAGGGAAAGATAATATTCGAGGGTGAGGACATCACCGAGTACCCTCCCGACGAGAGGGCCAAGAGGGGGATTTTACTGGCGTTCCAAGTGCCTCCAGAGGTTGAAGGTGTGAGGATAATTGACTTCCTTACCCAGGTTCTTGGTGAGGTTAAGGGAATTGACATAGGGGAGGCATATGAACTCATAAAGAAGAAGGCCGAAGAGCTTTGGTTCAAAGAGAATGATCTAAGAAGGTTCGTTAACGTTGGTTTTTCTGGCGGTGAGAGGAAGAGGCTTGAGTTACTTCAGGCCTTACTATTGGAGCCAAGACTCCTCCTTCTGGATGAGCCCGACAGCGGAGTTGACGTTGATTCTCTAAGCGTCATAAGCAGGAAAATCGAGGAGTTGCACAAGAAGGGAGTTTCAATAATCCTGATCACGCACTACGGCAGGATACTCAAGCACATTGACAGAGAGGACTTGAAGGTTCACGTCATGAGGGACGGTAAGATAGTAAAGAGCGGAGGAGCTGAGCTCGTTGACTTAATCGAGAGGGAAGGGTTTAAGGCAGTTTTTGGAGGTGAGAACGGTGAGTGA
- a CDS encoding C2H2-type zinc finger protein encodes MVRLKAIIVKDRDGEEFLRCPRCGMVFKRRKDYIKHVNKAHGWLFGRGKPKGKRLKKKYAKLSQ; translated from the coding sequence ATGGTGAGGCTCAAGGCGATCATCGTTAAGGATAGGGACGGCGAGGAGTTCCTCAGGTGCCCGAGGTGTGGAATGGTATTCAAGAGGAGAAAGGACTACATAAAGCACGTTAACAAGGCTCATGGCTGGCTCTTCGGCAGGGGCAAGCCAAAAGGCAAGAGGCTCAAGAAGAAGTACGCCAAGCTCTCCCAGTGA
- a CDS encoding NifB/NifX family molybdenum-iron cluster-binding protein, with amino-acid sequence MVRVAVPTNGGGLEDTVAPVFARAPAFLIADVDENGNITNTKVIQNPAATAAGGAGPLAVQTLINEGVEAIVAPQVGPNAMGAIQAAGIRLYTVAPGTKVEDAVKMVTQGAPAQPRVFAPAPAVAPAPVTPTTPATPVAPTYYWWGPGWGWGRGWGRGRGWGRGWGRGGRGWGARLGYCPWTGMPSRRTLRWLYGWWW; translated from the coding sequence ATGGTAAGGGTTGCGGTCCCAACGAACGGTGGAGGTTTGGAAGACACTGTCGCTCCAGTATTTGCGAGAGCTCCAGCCTTCCTGATTGCTGACGTTGACGAGAACGGGAACATTACGAACACCAAGGTAATCCAGAACCCTGCTGCCACGGCCGCAGGTGGCGCAGGCCCACTAGCTGTGCAAACGCTCATAAATGAGGGGGTGGAGGCGATAGTCGCTCCCCAGGTTGGGCCAAACGCAATGGGCGCAATTCAGGCAGCTGGAATAAGGCTCTACACGGTTGCCCCAGGAACCAAAGTGGAGGATGCCGTTAAGATGGTCACCCAGGGAGCTCCAGCCCAGCCCAGGGTATTCGCTCCAGCACCCGCAGTTGCTCCAGCCCCAGTTACCCCAACAACTCCTGCAACCCCAGTAGCTCCAACCTACTACTGGTGGGGTCCAGGATGGGGCTGGGGCCGCGGCTGGGGTAGAGGAAGAGGATGGGGAAGAGGTTGGGGAAGAGGCGGTAGAGGCTGGGGAGCAAGACTAGGTTACTGCCCGTGGACAGGGATGCCAAGCAGGAGAACCCTGAGGTGGCTGTACGGCTGGTGGTGGTGA
- a CDS encoding MBL fold metallo-hydrolase gives MKLVVLNDNVPSKGLKNDWGWSILAGKILFDADTNPLVLAYNSKALGVELKGLKFAVLSHWHYDHYGGFPYIAELNPGLKLYAPLEGMPMAMRWGFNPIPVTSPGEIEKGVYTSGILDNFEHAIGIETSSGLVVIVGCSHPGVDRLTKAVLDASGYERAYLVIGGFHSPPLWRVDNLAKMTELIAPAHCSGDIAKEYVKRKYKEKFVNVRTGTIIEV, from the coding sequence ATGAAGCTCGTAGTCCTCAACGACAACGTTCCCTCCAAGGGGTTGAAGAATGACTGGGGGTGGAGCATCTTAGCCGGAAAAATACTGTTCGATGCCGACACGAATCCCCTAGTCCTAGCGTACAACTCAAAGGCCTTAGGAGTTGAGCTTAAAGGATTGAAGTTCGCCGTGCTGAGCCACTGGCACTACGATCACTATGGAGGTTTCCCTTATATTGCGGAATTGAATCCTGGGCTAAAGCTCTATGCCCCCCTTGAAGGGATGCCGATGGCGATGAGGTGGGGCTTCAATCCGATCCCGGTTACAAGTCCAGGAGAGATAGAAAAGGGAGTTTACACCTCTGGGATCCTCGACAATTTCGAGCATGCTATTGGAATTGAGACGAGCTCGGGCTTAGTAGTTATAGTAGGTTGCAGTCATCCTGGGGTTGATAGGCTGACTAAGGCAGTCCTCGATGCCAGCGGTTACGAGAGGGCATACCTAGTTATAGGAGGCTTCCACTCTCCTCCTCTGTGGAGGGTAGACAATCTAGCAAAGATGACGGAGTTAATTGCTCCAGCCCACTGCTCCGGGGATATAGCGAAGGAGTACGTAAAGAGGAAGTACAAGGAGAAGTTCGTTAACGTCAGAACTGGAACCATCATTGAGGTTTAA
- a CDS encoding class I SAM-dependent methyltransferase has protein sequence MYREKYNRLGDRYEVLEIPLDRYFNPLRKKAVSLAQGRTLEVGVGTGKTLRYYPRDVELYAIDGSEEMIKIAKRRAKKLGLSVKFFVGDVEKLPFPDNFFDTVISSFVFCTVPNPRRGMEEIKRVLKPGGRAVFLEHTISDSQLLNVIFLKPLDRILGYLIDDSTLRRTHELIKEFFDVELEEKYYKGIVRLVVGRKG, from the coding sequence ATGTACAGAGAGAAGTACAACAGGCTCGGAGATAGGTATGAGGTCCTCGAGATTCCACTCGATAGGTACTTCAATCCTCTGAGGAAGAAAGCGGTGAGCTTAGCCCAGGGGAGAACGCTGGAGGTGGGAGTGGGAACCGGGAAAACTCTTAGGTACTACCCCAGGGACGTTGAGCTCTATGCAATAGACGGAAGCGAAGAGATGATAAAAATTGCCAAGAGGAGGGCCAAAAAGCTTGGACTTAGCGTGAAATTCTTCGTTGGAGATGTCGAAAAGTTACCCTTTCCGGACAACTTCTTCGACACGGTAATTTCTTCCTTCGTCTTCTGCACCGTTCCAAACCCTAGGAGGGGAATGGAGGAAATAAAGAGAGTCTTAAAGCCCGGCGGAAGGGCAGTTTTCCTAGAGCACACAATAAGCGACAGCCAGCTTTTGAACGTCATCTTCCTTAAACCTCTTGACAGAATTCTTGGCTACCTGATAGATGACAGCACGCTAAGGAGAACTCACGAGCTAATTAAAGAGTTCTTCGATGTTGAGCTCGAAGAAAAATACTACAAGGGCATTGTGAGGCTTGTAGTGGGAAGGAAAGGCTAG
- a CDS encoding diphthine--ammonia ligase, translating to MVGLADAPVAVLYSGGKDSNYALYWAVKSGLNVKFLVSMVSENEESYMYHTPNINLTDLQARAVGIPLVKGFTTGEKEKEVEDLKRVLEGLKIEGVVAGALASRYQRERIERIANELELKVYVPAWGRRPEEYMRELVKLGFKFMFVGVSAYGLTQEWLGRVVDDAVIDELVKLRDKYNVHVAGEGGEFETFVLDMPLFKYRIVVDEAERIWDGLSGKLIIKKAHLEPK from the coding sequence ATGGTGGGCTTAGCTGATGCCCCTGTTGCCGTCCTCTATTCTGGGGGCAAGGATTCTAATTATGCCCTGTATTGGGCCGTTAAAAGCGGGTTAAATGTCAAGTTTTTGGTTTCGATGGTGAGCGAGAACGAGGAAAGCTATATGTATCACACTCCAAACATAAACCTCACTGACCTGCAGGCCAGGGCCGTTGGAATCCCCCTCGTGAAGGGGTTCACCACGGGAGAGAAAGAGAAAGAAGTTGAGGATTTAAAGAGAGTCCTCGAAGGACTTAAAATTGAAGGAGTCGTTGCCGGAGCCCTTGCAAGCAGGTACCAAAGAGAGAGGATAGAGAGGATAGCCAATGAACTCGAGCTTAAGGTCTATGTTCCAGCTTGGGGTAGGAGGCCCGAAGAATACATGAGAGAGCTCGTGAAACTCGGCTTTAAATTCATGTTCGTTGGGGTTTCAGCTTACGGCTTGACCCAGGAGTGGCTCGGGAGAGTAGTAGATGATGCCGTAATAGATGAGCTCGTGAAGTTGAGGGATAAGTATAACGTCCATGTGGCAGGAGAGGGTGGTGAGTTCGAGACTTTCGTTCTTGATATGCCCCTATTTAAGTATAGGATAGTTGTTGATGAAGCTGAGAGAATTTGGGATGGTCTCTCTGGAAAATTAATAATAAAGAAGGCCCACCTTGAGCCCAAGTAG
- a CDS encoding NifB/NifX family molybdenum-iron cluster-binding protein — MRCLKVAFGMEDDEKLIDAHYGDSNFFAIYEVCEDGSYRWLEKRTNKAKEMEEEDEGHGDPRKFRAIIEQLKDVDVLAAFRMGPNFLRIRDQSDKVAFFTRTRDLKVALQRVIENFDELWKQVQEKKSIQRNMQ; from the coding sequence ATGAGATGCCTAAAGGTTGCTTTTGGGATGGAGGACGATGAAAAGCTCATAGACGCTCACTATGGAGACTCAAACTTCTTCGCGATCTACGAGGTCTGTGAGGACGGTAGCTACAGGTGGTTGGAAAAGAGAACGAACAAAGCGAAGGAGATGGAGGAAGAAGATGAGGGCCATGGAGATCCCAGGAAGTTTAGGGCTATAATTGAACAGCTTAAGGATGTAGATGTTTTGGCGGCATTCAGAATGGGTCCCAACTTCCTGAGGATAAGGGATCAGAGCGATAAAGTGGCTTTCTTCACGAGAACTAGGGATCTAAAGGTTGCACTTCAGAGAGTCATTGAGAACTTTGACGAGCTGTGGAAACAGGTTCAGGAAAAGAAGAGCATCCAAAGGAACATGCAATAG